Proteins from one Rhinopithecus roxellana isolate Shanxi Qingling chromosome 20, ASM756505v1, whole genome shotgun sequence genomic window:
- the HSDL1 gene encoding inactive hydroxysteroid dehydrogenase-like protein 1 — MAAVDSFYLLYREIARSCNCYMEALALVGAWYTARKSITVICDFYSLIRLHFIPRLGSRADLIKQYGRWAVVSGATDGIGKAYAEELASRGLNIILISRNEEKLQVVAKDIADTYKVETDIIVADFSSGREIYLPIREALKDKDIGILVNNVGVFYPYPQYFTQLSEDKLWDIINVNIAAASLMVHVVLPGMVERKKGAIVTISSGSCCKPTPQLAAFSASKAYLDHFSRALQYEYASKGIFVQSLIPFYVATSMAAPSSFLHRCSWLVPSPKVYAHHAVSTLGISKRTTGYWSHSIQFLFAQYMPEWLWVWGANILNRSLRKEALSCTA, encoded by the exons ATGGCTGCTGTTGACAGCTTCTACCTCTTGTACAGGGAAATCGCCAGGTCTTGCAATTGCTATATGGAAGCTCTAGCTTTGGTTGGAGCCTGGTATACGGCCAGAAAAAGCATCACTGTCATCTGTGACTTTTACAGCCTGATCAGGCTGCATTTTATCCCCCGCCTGGGGAGCAGAGCAGACTTGATCAAGCAGTATGGAAGATGGGCCGTTGTCAGTG GTGCAACAGATGGGATTGGAAAAGCCTACGCTGAGGAGTTAGCAAGCCGAGGTCTCAATATCATCCTGATTAGTCGGAACGAGGAGAAGTTGCAGGTTGTTGCCAAAGACATAGCCGACACGTACAAAGTGGAAACTGATATTATAGTTGCGGACTTCAGCAGCGGCCGTGAGATCTACCTTCCAATTCGAGAAGCCCTGAAGGACAAAGACATTGGCATCTTGGTAAATAACGTGGGTGTGTTTTATCCCTACCCACAGTATTTCACTCAGCTCTCCGAGGACAAGCTCTGGGACATCATAAATGTGAACATAGCCGCCGCTAGTTTGATGGTCCATGTCGTGTTACCGGGAAtggtggagagaaagaaaggtgcCATCGTCACGATCTCTTCTGGCTCCTGCTGCAAACCCACTCCTCAGCTGGCTGCATTTTCTGCTTCTAAG GCTTATTTAGACCACTTCAGCAGAGCCTTGCAGTATGAATATGCCTCTAAAGGAATCTTTGTACAGAGTCTAATCCCTTTCTATGTAGCCACCAGCATGGCAGCACCCAGCAGCTTTCTGCACAGGTGCTCGTGGTTGGTGCCTTCGCCAAAAGTCTATGCACATCATGCTGTTTCTACTCTTGGGATTTCCAAAAGGACCACAGGGTACTGGTCCCATTCTATTCAG tttctttttgcaCAGTATATGCCTGAATGGCTCTGGGTGTGGGGAGCAAATATTCTCAACCGTTCACTACGTAAGGAGGCCTTATCCTGCACAGCCTGA